The Deltaproteobacteria bacterium DNA window TCAGGCGAAGAAAGGTTTTGTCATGCCGGCGAAGGCCGGCATCCATCTACACTTTTGGTGCAGTGCCAAAAAAAACCTGGATTCCGGCCTGCGCCGGAATGACGGAACGGAGAGTCGACTTTTAGTCGACGAATTCAGAATCCCTCGACTTAAAGCCGAGGGTTGTTCAGTTTTGTTGATGGTTCTTATTTCTCTAGTGTGCGCCGCTGCGGTCCATGGCGCCCAGCCGACCAAGTTGCGCTTCTCCTATTCGAGCCGGAGCAATTCGATTGCGCCCTTTCAGATCGCTTTGACCAAAGGATTCTTCGCCGAGGAGGGGATGGACGTGGAGATGATCCAAATCAATCCCCGGCTCGGCGCCACGGCGCTGCTCAATGGCGACATCGATTTCACCACGACCTTCGGGACGACGTTGCGCGGCGTCATCGGCGGCTTTCCGATCAAGTTCGTCGCCGTATCGGTGCGCAAGTCGGAACATTTTTTGATCGTGCGGCCGGAAATAAAAGAGCTCCGCGAACTGGTCGGCAAGAAGCTCGGCGTGGCGACCTTGTTCGGTTCGGACCAGCGCGCCGCCGAAGAGATGGTTCGCGGACGCGGCTTTTCGCCCAACATCATGAAGCCGGTGGCCGTCGGCGAGGCGCCGGTGCGCGCCCAAGCCTTGCGCGCCGGTGTGGTCGACGCCATCGCAGTGTCGTCGCCCTTCGATCTGAGCCTCCAAGCAGAAGGCTTTCGCGCCTTGGCCGGACCGAAGGATGTCGAAATGGCGCTGCCGACTTCCGGTATCGCCGTGGCCAGCCGCTTGCTGCAACAAAATCCCCAGCATGTGAAGCGCGCCGTGCGCGCCTTGATGAAAGCGCACCGTTTTGTTTTCGATAACCGCAAAGAAACGGTGGCGCAAATGATTCGTTACTTGGAGCAAAAGCCGGAAGTGGCGGAGCGCTCCTACGATATTTTGTCGTTGTCGCTCAGCCGTAACGGCGAGATCACCGATCAAGAATGGGATCTGCTCACCGAGAAAAAGAAGCCGGTGGACGAGGTGCGCGACTTCACGCTGCTGCGCGAAGTGCAGAAGGAATTGAAAATTCGTTAACGAGGTGAATCATGGCGATGACTATCGAACGGGGTAAAAAATATTCGACTCAACAGGCCAAGGCGATCGTCGACGGACTGTACACTCAAGTTCGCCAGCGCTGGGAGGAGCGGGTCAATCAGAAGCCGTTCATGCAGCAGTTGATGGCGGGCAAATTGCCGCTCAAGACTTTACAATTATTTTTTCGCAACTGGGGCGCCTATACCATTGAAATCAACACGCTGACCGCCTGCACCTATCACAAGAACATTACATTCTTGAAAGTTAACCGCGATCTGATGGGGCCGCTGGGCGAGAAGATCGCCGATGAATTTATTCATCCCAAGCCGCCGGGCCATTTTCTCGTCATGATGGAAACCGCCAAAGCTTTGGGCTTGAGCGAAGATGAAGTCTTTGCTTCGTCGATGCTGTCGGAGTTTCGCGGCAAGATCGATTTCATGCGCGGCGTGGTTTACGAGGGCTCGGCTGCCGAATGGTACGCCGCGGTGACCACCGAAGAGCAGATTGGCCACTGGTCGGCGGCTTGTTACAAGGCGCTGACGACGCACTACGGCTTCGACCGCGCCAAAGCGACTTATTTCGCGACCCATGTGGAAGCGGACTTGGAAGAACATGAAGAAGGCGTGATGGGCCACGCGAGTTTCAACCGCATGGCGCTCCAGCGCTTGCTTGAAACCGGCATGGCCGACGAGCGTCCGACTTACGGCTTGGAATACTGTGCCATGACTTCAGTGGATTTGCACGGCGCGATGTTGCGGGCGGCGTTGGAAGAGGCGGAGCGGGGGTAGGGGAGATTGGAGTGATGATGTGTTGGAGTTGTGGAGTGATGTGAAGAAAATTATTCACCACGAAGGCATGGTTCGACGCGACTCACCACAGGCTCCGGACACGAAGGTTTCGGAAGAATAATATTCCGACCTTCGTGCTCTTCGTGTCCTTCGTGGTGAAATAAATTTTGTCAATTCATTTCGGAGGTTTATATGATGGAACAAGTTCGAGGCGTGGTGTTGCCCAGTCCGACGGTGTTTCGCGACGACGGTAGTGTCGATGAAAAACTGATGCGCGAGTTGACCGATTGGTTCGTCGCCTGCGGCGTGCAGGCATTTTTCATTCTTGGTTCCTACGGTCAAGGCGCGGCGCTGAGTGCGCCTGAGCGCAAGCGCGTCGCCGAGATCGTCGTCGAGCAGGTGAAGCATCGCGTGCCGGTGGTAGTTCATATCGGCGCGGTCGATCCCTACACCGCGATCGATTTGGGCAAGCATGCGAAAGCGATCGGCGCCGAAGCGGTCGGTCACGTTGGGCCGTATTATTACGCCGATCGTTCGGAGTATGAGATCGTCGAGCATTTGAAAATGGTCGACCGCGCCGTCGGCATGCCGATGTTGATCTACAACAACCCGCGCTATTCCGGTTACAACATTCATCCGGCGTTCATGGCGCGTTTGGTCGAAGCGGTGCCAAACATTTTCGGCGCCAAGTTGGCCATGGGCAGCGTTGATGAAGCGATGGCGTACATGAAACTGGTCAAGGCGCCCTTCGCGCCCTACGCCTTGGCGAGCAATTTGGTTTCGGCTATGTCTGTCGGCGTCGCCGGTACCATCAGCCCACCGCTGGCGGTGACGCCGGAGATCGGCGTCGAGCTGGTGCGCGCCATCGATGCCGGCGACGCGGCGCGGGCGCTGGCTTTGCAGAAGGATGTCATTCGCATTCACGATCTATTCTTGCGTCTCGCCGGTCCGTTCGGCAGGACAATTTATTGCGAAGCGATGCGGCTGCGCGGCTTCGACGTAAAAATGTATCCGCGCTGGCCCTCCAAACCGCTCAGCCGCGAAGCCTACGATGAACTGCGCGATTTGTTCAGCGAATTGAAAATTATCGGCGCGCCGGCGCGGAGCGCTTAATTAGGACCCTCACCCTTCCCTCTCCCATCGGAATGGGCGAGGGTAAGATCTTTAGGAGAGACTTTTGGTGATTACGAAACTTAGTCAGAAAAATTGGCGGCGCGATGTGACTTTGGTTGTCGCGTTCATTGTGAATTCGCTGATCGCGTGGCCAGTGGCGGCGCAGGAGCGCGTGCGCATCGCCTTGTCGGTGCGCAATGTGGTGTTTCTGCCGTTTTACTACGCCAAGGAAACGCGGATCTTCGAGAAGCATAATCTCAGCGTCGAGTTGATCCAGATGCGCAGCGACTTGCAAATGGCCGGCGTGGTTTCCAACGAGATCGACTACACGCCGGCGATCGGGCCGGCGACATTTCCGGTGGCCAACGGCGCCCCGCTCAAGGGCGTCGCGGTGCTTTACAAAGCGCCGCTGTTCTCCTTGGCAAGCGCGCCCAACATTGCCAATGCTAAAGAGCTGGAGGGCAAGAAAGTTGCCGTGTCGCGCATCGGTTCGGACAGCCATCGCTTCGGCTCGCAACTCTTGGAAATCGCCGGCGCCGATCCCAAGAAGGTTACCTTCATTCAAACCGGCAGCACCACCGTCAGTCTGACTTCTTTGCAGCAAGGCGTGGTCAATGGCGCGGTGTTGAGTCCGCCGTTCACCGGCATCGTCGCCGAGAAGGGCTTTCGCATTCTGGTGCGCAGCCGGCAATTGATCGATTCGCCTTGGCTCGGTTTAGTTGCCAACAAAAATAAATTGGAAAAACAGCCCGAGCAGGCGCGCAACGTGTTGCGCTCCATGCGCGACGTGATCGCGGCGATCCGGCGCGACAAGCCGGGGGTGGTCAATTACATCGTCAAGAACTTCAACGTCAGCCTCGCCAACGCGACGGAATCCTATGACGACATCGCCGGCGTGATCATCGATTCGATGATCATGCGCGACGAGCAGATGCAAAAATATCTTGACGGTATCTTTCAGCGCGGTGAATTGTCCAAGCCGGTGTCAGCCAATGACATGTTCGATTTCTCGCTGCTGCGCAATTTGAAATAGTTTGTCCGGCATCCACCGACGAAAGGATCTTACCATGGCAGATCAACCGACTCTTTCTCTCGCCGCCGGCTATCACCTGCGCGCCAAGGCGCTTTGCGATGGCCGGGTGAAGCTGAAAAACTTCGAACTCAATGCGCTCGCCTTCGAGAACGACGGCGAAGGCCATGACGCGTTCATGGCGGGCAAGTTCGACGCCGGCGAATTCTCCCTCGCCATGTATCTGGCATTGAAGAGCCGCGGCGCGCCGTTCATGGCGATCCCGGTGTTTCCCAACCGTAAGTTTCGCCAGTCCTACATTTTCGTGCCGGAGAATTCGCCGCTCAAAGAAGCGGCACAATTGAAGGGCAAAAAAGTCGGCATCCCCAGCTGGCTCAACACGGCGGGGTTGTGGGCGCGCGGAATTTTGAGCGACGAGTACGGCGTCAAGGCGCAGGACATTCATTGGATCATGCCGCACAAAAATAAAGTCGATGTCACCCTGCCAGCGGGCACGCGGCTCGATGTCGTGGCGAGTGAAGAGTCGTTGGCGGGGCGCATGCTCAAGGGCGAGTTCGACGCCATCATCGTGCCGGATTTTCCCGACGAGAAAGGCTGGCGCCGGCTGTTCGTCGATTCCAAAGCGGTCGAGCAAGACTTTTTCAAACGCACCGGGATTTTTCCGACCAGCCACGCGATTACGTTTCACGCGGGGTATTTGGAAAAATATCCGGAGGCGGCGCAGGAAATGTTCGACGCTTGCGTGGCGGCGAAAAATCTTGCGCTACGCGACGATGCCGATGCGACGTATTCCAACTTCGTCTGGAATCGCCAGGTGTGGGAGGAGCAGCAGGCGGTGATGGGTGCCGATCCGTGGAAGTTCGGCATTAAAAACAACGAGAAGGTTTTGCACACGATCGTGCGGTTCGCCGGCGAGCAAGGGCTGTTGGCGAAGCCGGTGACGTTGAGCGATTTGTTCGCGTCTATCGATGAAACGAGTTGACGATTTCTTAACCCTCGCCCATTGGGAGAGGGCAGGGTGAGGGCAAGGGCGACCGCCGGTCGCCTCTACAAGAGCCTTTACGCCGAATGCGCCCTCACCCCTATCCTCTCCCAGAGGGAGAGGAAGTAAGAGTGGAAAAGGAAACTAGGAAAGACTTTTTAAATGGCGATCACCACACATGAACATGGCGGCCACGGCGATCATGGCCACGATCACGAAGGCGCCGTGGGTCCGCATACGCATTTGACCAGCGTCGGCATCGATATCGGCTCGTCGACTTCGCACTTGATGTTTTCGCGTTTGTTGATCGGTTATCCGTCGGTGTTGCAACGCAAACCGATGGTGCTCGAACGCCATGTTATCGCGCGTTCGCCGATTTTACTGACGCCGTTTTCCGGCGACTGGAATATCGAGGCCGAGCCGCTGCGCGAACTCGTGGATGCGACGTTTCAAGAAGCGGGTCTGTCACGCACCGACATCGACACCGGCGCGGTGATCATCACCGGCGAGGCGGCGCGGCGCGACAACGCGGCGAAGATCGCCGAGCTGTTCGCCGACGAGAGCGGCAAATTCGTTTGCGCCACCGCGGGGCCGACGTTGGAGACGATTATGGCGGCGCATGGCTCGGGCGCGGTGTTGGAGAGCCGTGCGCATGGCGGCGCGCTGCTCAACATCGATATCGGCGGCGGTACGACCAAGATTAGCGTCATCGAGAACGGCAAAATTCTCGCCACCACGGCGCTCAACATCGGCGCACGTTTGGTCGCCTACAACGGCGCCGATGAAATTATCCGTTTGGAAACCGGCGGGCGACGCTTTCTCGCCGCGCTGGGAAAAAATTTGGGTTTGGGCACAAAATTGGATGAAGATCTGCGCCGCCAGTTGGCCCGCCGCATGGCCGAGGCGCTGTTCGCCGCGGTTACCGGCGGCGATTCGCCTTGGGATGATTTTTATGTGGGCGCGGGCTTGGGGCCGTTGCCGAAGATCGCCGGCGTGCTCTTTTCCGGCGGCGTGTCGGAATATATTTACGGCCGGGAAACGATGTCGTTCGGCGATCTCGGGCCTTATCTCGGCCGGGAGATTCGTCGCATCGCCGATCAGCATGACTGGAATATTCTCGACGCCGGCGAAGGCATTCGCGCCACGGTGATCGGCGCTTCGCAATATACCGTGCAGTTGAGCGGTGAAACGATCTTCGTTCCACCGAGCATGAAACTGCCGGTGCGCAATCTGCGGGTTTTCGTCGTGCACGCCGACTGGCAAGCGCCGGTGGCCGAGCGCGTCACCGGGGCGGTTAGCAAAACTCTTGGCGCGCGCGATCCAGAAGTGCGCGGTACGCCGTTCGCACTGGCGTTCGCGACGCCGGCATTTGTCGGTTACGGCTCCGTTCAAGACATGGCGAAAGGTATCGACCGCGCCTTCAGCCAACTTGCCGCGGACGATCGGCCTGTGGCGCTGGTGTTTGGCCAAAACGTCGGTCAAGTGGTCGGCGGTATGTTATCGGCGAAATGGAACATGCCGTGCATCGACGAGGTGACCTTGTCGGAGTTGGATTTTATCGATGTCGGCGAAGTCGTTGCCGAGGAAGGTTTCGTGCCGGTGGTGATTAAGAGTTTGGCTTTCGGTGTGTGAGCTCTTCCAAGGAATGGGAAGGGTGCTTTACATCGGAGAAAGATTGACCGGTGGTTGGACAGTGCAAACTTGCATGTGTTAAAAACTGTAGGTGGCTTTAGTCACTTAGATGACGGTGGATGGTGTGAGATTCTCGGGTTAAGATGATTCACCACAGAGCGCACAGAGATCATAGAGCGCAAGATTCGGAGCTGAAAATATGGCGGATGGTTCGTTAAGTTTGGAAGCGATGTGGGAAGAGTTGGTACGGCTGTGCAACGCGCAGTTTGCGTCGCCGCAGTTTGCCCGCATGCTCGGCACGAAGTTTAGCCAGAAGCGGGCGCAGCAGTATTCGATCCAGATGGCCTATTACGTGCAGAACCGGCGCGACTGCTGGGGCTACGTGCAAGGTTCGGCGCCCCTCGATATCAAGCAAATGGTTTGGCGCCATGAAGAAGACGAGTTGATCGGTCAGAAGGCTCAAGGTAAGGTCGATCACATTACCCTGGCGGTGAAAGAGGGCGAAGTGTTCGGCCTCAAGGCGGAAGCGTTCGAGACCACGGCGCGGCTCGAAGGCGGCGAGGTTTGTTTCAGCGCTTGGATTCGTTTGGCGCAGCGCTCGTGGCTCGAAGCGATCGCCGCTTCGGCGATTCTCGAAATGCGCAACTCGGGGGAATTGATCCAAGGCGGCTCGTTGTCGCGCCGCATCGGAGAAATTTTTCAGCGCGATCTCGGCATTCCGATGAAACAACAGATCAACAACGCCGAGCATGTCGTGATGGATGTCGAGCATGCGCACCTGCTCATGCAAGTGGCGCGTAAATATGCCACCACGGAATCGGCGCGGCGGGAGATTCTCAGCGGCGCGCGGGAAAGTTTAGTGATCGATCGCGTCTACCGCGGCCATTTGGCCGAAATGTTGGAAGCGTTGCCGTAGCCCGGCTCTAGCAGGCTACTGAAAAAAGCGGAACATGCTTCGACAAGCTCAGCATGAACGAATTTTTCTCAGTGATTTCAAACTCTGATCCGTTCGTCCTGAGCCGGTCGAAGGACTCCGAGAGGCTTTTCAGCCCACTGCTAGGCAAAAATAATTTTGGAGGAACCATGGGTTTAGTGAAGGATTTGTGCGGCCAGTTGGACCAGATGGTCAACGACCAATTTAGCAGTATCGAATTCACAAGTTTTCTCAACGTGCCGCTTACTCTAGACCGCGGCCGCTTCTATGTCGTCCAGAACGCGCTGTACACTAGCAACCGGCGCGACTGTTGGGGCTATGTCCAAGGCGGCGCGCCCCTCGAAGTGAAGCGGGTGATCTGGGAACATGAGAGCGACGAGCTGATCAACGATCCGCGCGTCGGCATGGACCACTTTAACCTGACCGTAAAGCAAGGCGAAGTGATCGGCCTCAAGCGCGAGGATTTCGAGAACGTTCAAGTGCCGGCGATGGTGCAGGCCTGCTTTCACGCTTGGCATCATATCGCCATGCGCGGCCACTGGCTCAGCGCTTATGCCGCTTCGCATATGCTCGAGCGGCGCAACAACGGCAAGATCGTCAAAGGCGGCGGCATGTCGTTTCGGGTCGGCAAGAAGTTCGAAAACGAGCTGGGTATCAGTTTGAAAAAAATGATCTCCCTCGACGTGCACGTGGCCGCAGACATGGACCATTCGGACAACATTTCCGAAATGTTCGAGCGCTACGTCAAAACCGCCGACGACGCCGAGCGGGTTCTGGAAGGGGCGCGGGAATCCATGGCGATCGATCGCGCTTATCGCGGCGCCTTGGGCTTCTACTTGGAAAAAATAAATTAACGAGGATGATGAGAGTATGAAAAACTTAAACGAAGCATCGGCATATTCCGCCAAGAGTCCCTACGAAATTTACCAAGAGTGGGAAGAGATCCCGGTGCACAAAGGCTTCATCGTCGAAGATCTCTTGGCGTTGAAGCTCGGCGACTGGCAGCGCAGCGGGGGCAAGGCGGCCTTCGTCAATCAAGACGGCGCCGGCGGCATGTGCGACACGATGGTGGAGGAAATTCCACCCGGCGGTCAGTTGAAGCCGCAGCGCCATATGTACGAGAAAGCGGTGTTCATTCTTTCCGGTCAAGGGGCGACGACGATCTGGAACGACGGCGGCAAGAAACATACTCTGGAATGGCAAAAGGGCAGTCTGTTCTCGACGCCGCTCAATACCTGGCATCAGCATTTCAACGCCCAAGGCAGCGAGCCGGTGCGCTTGATTTCCCTGACCGATGCGCCGGTGGTGATCAATCGTTACCGCAATCTCGATTACATTTTTAAAAACAATTTCGTTTTTGGCGATCGCTACGAAGGCGGCGCGGATGCGTGGAACGGCGCCGGCGGGCGCTACTTGGGTCCGGAGATCAAGCGTGGCCGGGTATGGGAGTCCAATTTCATATCCGATCTATGGGCCTTCGAGCCGAAGGATTACAAAGAGCGCGGCGGCGACAATCGCACGACGCTTTTTGAATTCGTCGATAACACGATGAGCGCGCACATCTCCGAGTTTCCAATCGGCAAATACAAAAAGGCCCATCGCCACGGCGCCGGTGCGCATATCGTCATGCTCACCGGATCGGGTTATTCTTACCTATGGCCGGACGGCGAATATGGCACGAAGCGGCGCGTCGAGTGGGGCCGCATGAGCATGTTCACGCCGCCGATGCAGTGGTGGCACCAACATTTCAATTCCGGCGCCGAACCGGCGCGCTATCTGGCGCTCAAGCCCTGGGGATTCAAATTCAAAGTCGAAGATCTCAAGGATACCGGCGAAGACGTTAAGAACGGCGGCGCGCAGATTGAGTACCAAGATCAGAATCCGGAGATTCACAACATCTTTCTCGGTGAGTGCAAAAAAAGCGGCGCCGAGGCGCGCATGCCGATGTTCGCGGCGTAGTTGAATGAGATTTTTTACTACCCCTGGGGCGAAGTCTTATGGTAATATTTTTAAAATGAGCGGCTTCGCAGTATAGCGCCGGATCATGAGAGCGGAAAAGTTGAAGCAGTTAAAATCAAACGCGGGCATGACCCTACTTGAACTGTTGATCGCCATGGCGGTGATCGGCTCATTGGCCGCCATCTCGATCCAGGAATTCAACAATCACCGCCGCCGCGCCATCGATTCGTCGATGCGCGGCGAGCTGCGAAACGCGGCCATGGCGATGGAGAGTTACTACGGCGAAAATCTCGAGTATCCCGCGTCGTTATCGTCGATCCTCTTGGTCGGTTACCGCAACACCGCTTCGGTGACGTTGACGATCACGGTCACTTCACCGTCGAGCTACAATCTCAATGCCGCCCGCGCCGCGGGAACCCAGGCAAGTTTTACCTTCGATAGTGCCACCGGACTGATCAACTGACGCCGCAGACATTTTGGGTCTTATGGCACCGCAGAGGCGCGGAGGGCGCGGAGTAGGGATTTGTGATTAAAATACTCCGCACTCTGTGATCTCCGTGCCTCCGCGGTGTAATCTTCTTCCGAGAAAAACGCAACCACCAAGTTTTTGAATCATCGCGGGATGCTTCGTCGCCGCGTGCTCCGCCCGCCGCCGGCTACTTTGCCGTGCGCAGGAAGTAGGTTTGCCCGGTAATATATTTTGCCGCGTCGGACAGCATGTAGCGGACCAAGCCGACGATCTCGAATTTATGCGTCAGACCGTCCATCAGCGGCGGGATTTCTTCGCGCTTCTTAAACGCTTCGTCGGTGAAGCCGATGCGCGACATCGGCGTGTCGGTGGCGCCGGGGCAAACGCAGTTGACAGTGATATTGTTGGGCGCAAGCTCCATGGCGAGGGATTTGGTGAACGCGATAACCCCGGCTTTCGACGCCGCGTAATGGGCCGAGCGCGCCTGGCCGGCGACGCCGCGTCCCGATGCGATGCTCATGATCCGCCCTTCGCCGCGCGGGATCATATGTTTGGCCGCCGCTTGGGCGCACAGAAAAACGCCTTTCAAATTGATCCGCATCAAGCGGTCCCACATCGCCTCCGGCATGTCGATGATGGCGACGCGATCCATGACGCCGGCGCCGCAGAAGATGTAGTCGACCTGGCCATACTTGGCGATAGCGCTTTGCATCATCGCGGCGACGCTGGCCGGATCGCCGACGTCGACCTGGACGGCGATGGCGTTGCCTTTGGCCGCGTTGATCTCGGCGGCGACCTTGTCGGCGCCGTCTTTGGCAAAGTCCGCAATTACCACGTTCAATCCGTCGGCCGCCATGCTGCGGCAGATATCCGAGCAGATGCCGCCGGCGCCGCCGGTGACGAGAATTGTCTTGCTCATGTTGCCCTCGCTTTGGTTAGATTTTAGTTGACGCTATCATTAGAAATCGCCGCGGGTCAACTCAGCTCGCCCATTTTCGACCGAGGAAGCGAAACAGATTGGTCGCCAAGCGCGTCAACATGAGCGCGCCGATGGCGCTGACGATGCCCATCAAGCCCCAATTGTATTGCCCCGCCGCCCAGGCGATCGGCAGAAATAGGCAGAGGCCGCCGGCCAGCATGGCCCACATGAGATAGCGGGTGTCGCGGGCGCCGATGAGCAGGCCGTCGAGAACGAAGACTATGCCGTTGAGCGGTTGGAACAAGCAGACCAGTAACATGATTTTTACCGTGAGTAGCGCGATGACTTCGGCGCTACCGGTGAAAAAATCGACGATGAATTGCCAAGCGGTTAGAAACCCGAGCGCGAAGAGCATACCGGTCGCCAATCCCGCCAGCGTCAACGTCACGCCCATGCGGTTGGCCGATTTCACTTGTCCCTCGCCCAAAAATTTCGCGGTCAACGCCTGGCCGGCGATGGCCAGGCCGTCGATGACATCGGAGCAGAGCATGAAAAGTTGAAAAATAATTTCATAGGCCGAGAGCGTCGCCGCGCCCATGCGCGCGGCGCTACTGGTGGCGAACACTAGCGACAAGCGTAAGGCGCCGGTGCGGATGGCGAGATCTTGGCCGATGCGAAACAGCGGCCGTAATCCAGCGCGGGTGATGCGCCATGGGACGGCGCGGTATTCGGCATTGTGCTCCGAGGTCAGAAAGAGCGTGAGATAAATCATCGCGCCGCACAGCTGGGCGAAACAGGCCGCCGCGGCGGCGCCGCTAAGCCCTAAAATGGGTAACCCGAAATGGCCGTAGATCAGTCCATAGTCGAGGACGAGCTGGATGGCTGTGGTGACGAAGGCGATCGCGAGCGGAGTTCGGGTATTTTGAATGCCGCGCAGAAAACCGACGGAGCAGTAAACCATCAGCGTCGCCGGCGCGCTGGCGATATAAAGACGAAAATAGCCTGCGCCAGCCGCAACGACGGCGTTTTCCGCGCCGAGCCAGCGATACAACGATTCGGCAAACATGTTGCCGGCGGCGGCGACGGCGAGTCCGCCGACGAGCGCGAGAAAGAGCGCGTGGAGATAAGTTTGACCGCAGCTTTTTTTGTCGCCGGCGCCGAAATGAAGACCGATCAGCGTGGTCGTGCCGAAAGTCAAAAATGCGAAGACCCAGTAGACGCTGCCGATGATCGCCGCGCCAATCGCACGCGCCGCAAGCGCTTCAGCGCCCAAACGGCCGATCATCGCGGTCTCGCTGATGTTCAATATTGGCAGGCTCGCCTGCGCGAGTATGGCCGGCAGGCCGAGCGCGAGAATTTCGCGGAGATGAGAGCGCGACACGGGGATTAACTCAAAATGCAAAATGCATAATGGAGATTGCAGAATGGCCGAGTCGGAGCGCGATGATCGCAGTCGTTACTAATTTTGCATTATGCATTTTTCATTCTGCAATCTGCATTGATTCAGTTCATCTGTCTGGCATCGCTGGGCGCGATGGTCCACGTGACGGTGTCGGGATGGATGATCCGCGCTAGCATTTCCAGACCGTTGACCAGGCGCGGTCCGGGGCGGCTGAAGTAGGCGTTGCCGTTAAGCGCGAAGACGTTGGCGTTTTTCACCGCGGGAAGATCGCTCCAGCCGGGCAGGGCACGGAGCGGCGTCGCTTCTTTGATCGTGCGCCGGACATCGAAGCCGCAAGGCATGAGCAAAACAACTTCCGGCTGGGCGTCGACAATTTGATTCCACTCGATTTTTGCCGACGGCTCGCCGGCGCGGCCGATGACGTCGACGCCGCCGGCCAAGGCGACCATCTCCGGCACCCAATGGCCGGCGCTGTAGAGCGGTTCGAACCACTCGAGACAAACCACTCGCGGTCGTTTGTCGGGCTCGCGCGCGCCGACTCGTTCGATACGTTGGCGCAAGTTTTCAACCAATGCCGCCGCCGCCGATTGGCGTTCGGTGGCGGCGCCGACCGTGGTGATGTCGTCGAGTATATCGTTCAAGCTGCGCGGATTGAGCGAAATAACTTTTGCCGGGTGCGTTAAACGCTCTGCCGCTTGGACCACTTGGTTGTAATCGAGGGCGCAAACTTCGCATAGCCCCTGAGTGAGAATGATGTCGGGGGCGGCGGCGTCGAAGGCCTGGGCGTCAATCGTGTAAAGGCCGGTGCCGGCAGCGAGAAGTTCGCCGACCTTGCAATCGATTTCGCTGGTGCTCATGTGTTGGGCGTCGATGGCGCTGTGGACCATGACGGATTTTTGTTTGGCCTCGGCGGGGAAGTCGCATTCATGAGTGACGCCGACGATCTGATCGCCGAGGCCGAGAGCGTAGGCAATTTCTGTGGCGCCAGGAAGCAGGGAGCAGATGCGCATGGGTAGATGATTAGCTGATGTGGTGCTGAGCC harbors:
- a CDS encoding ABC transporter substrate-binding protein, producing MMRRLMPRSEMVEIPRPFIGVQDKLQAKKGFVMPAKAGIHLHFWCSAKKNLDSGLRRNDGTESRLLVDEFRIPRLKAEGCSVLLMVLISLVCAAAVHGAQPTKLRFSYSSRSNSIAPFQIALTKGFFAEEGMDVEMIQINPRLGATALLNGDIDFTTTFGTTLRGVIGGFPIKFVAVSVRKSEHFLIVRPEIKELRELVGKKLGVATLFGSDQRAAEEMVRGRGFSPNIMKPVAVGEAPVRAQALRAGVVDAIAVSSPFDLSLQAEGFRALAGPKDVEMALPTSGIAVASRLLQQNPQHVKRAVRALMKAHRFVFDNRKETVAQMIRYLEQKPEVAERSYDILSLSLSRNGEITDQEWDLLTEKKKPVDEVRDFTLLREVQKELKIR
- a CDS encoding dihydrodipicolinate synthase family protein, which codes for MMEQVRGVVLPSPTVFRDDGSVDEKLMRELTDWFVACGVQAFFILGSYGQGAALSAPERKRVAEIVVEQVKHRVPVVVHIGAVDPYTAIDLGKHAKAIGAEAVGHVGPYYYADRSEYEIVEHLKMVDRAVGMPMLIYNNPRYSGYNIHPAFMARLVEAVPNIFGAKLAMGSVDEAMAYMKLVKAPFAPYALASNLVSAMSVGVAGTISPPLAVTPEIGVELVRAIDAGDAARALALQKDVIRIHDLFLRLAGPFGRTIYCEAMRLRGFDVKMYPRWPSKPLSREAYDELRDLFSELKIIGAPARSA
- a CDS encoding ABC transporter substrate-binding protein; protein product: MVITKLSQKNWRRDVTLVVAFIVNSLIAWPVAAQERVRIALSVRNVVFLPFYYAKETRIFEKHNLSVELIQMRSDLQMAGVVSNEIDYTPAIGPATFPVANGAPLKGVAVLYKAPLFSLASAPNIANAKELEGKKVAVSRIGSDSHRFGSQLLEIAGADPKKVTFIQTGSTTVSLTSLQQGVVNGAVLSPPFTGIVAEKGFRILVRSRQLIDSPWLGLVANKNKLEKQPEQARNVLRSMRDVIAAIRRDKPGVVNYIVKNFNVSLANATESYDDIAGVIIDSMIMRDEQMQKYLDGIFQRGELSKPVSANDMFDFSLLRNLK
- a CDS encoding ABC transporter substrate-binding protein; the protein is MADQPTLSLAAGYHLRAKALCDGRVKLKNFELNALAFENDGEGHDAFMAGKFDAGEFSLAMYLALKSRGAPFMAIPVFPNRKFRQSYIFVPENSPLKEAAQLKGKKVGIPSWLNTAGLWARGILSDEYGVKAQDIHWIMPHKNKVDVTLPAGTRLDVVASEESLAGRMLKGEFDAIIVPDFPDEKGWRRLFVDSKAVEQDFFKRTGIFPTSHAITFHAGYLEKYPEAAQEMFDACVAAKNLALRDDADATYSNFVWNRQVWEEQQAVMGADPWKFGIKNNEKVLHTIVRFAGEQGLLAKPVTLSDLFASIDETS
- a CDS encoding cupin domain-containing protein; its protein translation is MKNLNEASAYSAKSPYEIYQEWEEIPVHKGFIVEDLLALKLGDWQRSGGKAAFVNQDGAGGMCDTMVEEIPPGGQLKPQRHMYEKAVFILSGQGATTIWNDGGKKHTLEWQKGSLFSTPLNTWHQHFNAQGSEPVRLISLTDAPVVINRYRNLDYIFKNNFVFGDRYEGGADAWNGAGGRYLGPEIKRGRVWESNFISDLWAFEPKDYKERGGDNRTTLFEFVDNTMSAHISEFPIGKYKKAHRHGAGAHIVMLTGSGYSYLWPDGEYGTKRRVEWGRMSMFTPPMQWWHQHFNSGAEPARYLALKPWGFKFKVEDLKDTGEDVKNGGAQIEYQDQNPEIHNIFLGECKKSGAEARMPMFAA
- a CDS encoding prepilin-type N-terminal cleavage/methylation domain-containing protein — encoded protein: MRAEKLKQLKSNAGMTLLELLIAMAVIGSLAAISIQEFNNHRRRAIDSSMRGELRNAAMAMESYYGENLEYPASLSSILLVGYRNTASVTLTITVTSPSSYNLNAARAAGTQASFTFDSATGLIN
- a CDS encoding SDR family oxidoreductase; amino-acid sequence: MSKTILVTGGAGGICSDICRSMAADGLNVVIADFAKDGADKVAAEINAAKGNAIAVQVDVGDPASVAAMMQSAIAKYGQVDYIFCGAGVMDRVAIIDMPEAMWDRLMRINLKGVFLCAQAAAKHMIPRGEGRIMSIASGRGVAGQARSAHYAASKAGVIAFTKSLAMELAPNNITVNCVCPGATDTPMSRIGFTDEAFKKREEIPPLMDGLTHKFEIVGLVRYMLSDAAKYITGQTYFLRTAK